A DNA window from Coffea eugenioides isolate CCC68of unplaced genomic scaffold, Ceug_1.0 ScVebR1_280;HRSCAF=927, whole genome shotgun sequence contains the following coding sequences:
- the LOC113757177 gene encoding beta-glucosidase 18-like: protein MLSSSSLLLFILLISANPYARALQEGGNGIEEELEDVKISDFPTGFLFGVATSSYQIEGAILEDGKSLSNWDVFVHKNGNVNNGDTGDIATDHYHRYLEDIEAIHSLGVDAYRFSISWSRILPNGKLGGVNAAGIMFYNSIIDNLLLRGIQPFVTIHHWDIPQVLSDEYGGWLNPLIQDDFVHFAETCFKNFGDRVRYWVTINEPNLAADFAYERGKHPPGHCSPPFGNCSAGNSDTEPLIAMHNMLLAHAKASKLYREQFQPKQGGVIGIVVHAIMYEPFTDDEHDKEAVKRALANNVAWAFDPLVFGDYPPEMRRYHRNELPKFTPEERLLIRDSIDFLGLNHYATLYAKDCIRSSCASSDSACAPGGDRAICGFVCTIAERGGVLIGEPTGLPTFSVVPRGMEEIVDYVKNRYHNKPMFITENGYSTPPQQEQVDDFQLDVKRIAFHKAYLAFLARAMRNGADVRGYFVWTLMDDFEWSSGYDVKFGFYSVDRATLNRTPRSSAKWYRNFLGNISSNSMKPRTAVAFWSKVGRAEE, encoded by the exons ATGCTATCCTCCTCCTCTCTTCTTCTCTTCATATTGCTCATTTCTGCAAATCCTTATGCAAGAGCCCTTCAAGAAGGAGGCAATGGAATAGAAGAAGAGCTTGAAGATGTGAAAATATCAGATTTCCCAACTGGATTTCTCTTTGGTGTTGCCACTTCTTCCTATCAA ATTGAGGGTGCAATTCTTGAAGATGGGAAGAGCCTTAGTAACTGGGATGTTTTTGTCCATAAAAATG GCAATGTAAACAATGGAGACACTGGAGATATAGCCACTGATCATTACCATCGTTACCTG GAAGATATAGAGGCAATCCATTCTCTTGGAGTGGATGCTTACCGGTTCTCCATTTCCTGGTCAAGAATACTTCCAA ATGGGAAATTGGGTGGTGTTAATGCAGCTGGAATCATGTTTTACAATAGTATAATCGATAATCTTCTACTCAGAG GCATTCAGCCTTTTGTGACAATTCACCACTGGGACATACCCCAAGTGCTTAGTGACGAATATGGGGGCTGGCTAAATCCTCTGATTCA GGATGACTTCGTCCATTTTGCTGAAacttgtttcaagaattttggTGATCGGGTGAGGTATTGGGTGACCATCAATGAACCAAATTTGGCTGCAGATTTTGCCTATGAAAGGGGAAAACATCCTCCAGGTCATTGCTCCCCTCCTTTTGGCAACTGCTCAGCTGGTAATTCAGATACTGAGCCCCTGATTGCAATGCATAACATGTTACTTGCCCATGCCAAGGCTTCCAAACTCTACCGCGAGCAGTTTCAG CCCAAACAAGGTGGTGTAATTGGAATTGTGGTCCATGCAATTATGTACGAACCATTTACTGATGACGAGCATGACAAGGAAGCTGTAAAGAGGGCATTGGCTAATAATGTGGCATG GGCTTTCGATCCTCTAGTGTTTGGTGATTATCCTCCAGAAATGCGTCGCTATCACAGAAATGAGTTACCCAAATTTACACCAGAAGAAAGGCTGCTCATAAGGGATAGCATTGACTTCCTTGGACTGAACCACTATGCAACTCTTTATGCTAAGGACTGCATACGCTCAAGTTGTGCCAGCTCCGACTCTGCCTGTGCCCCTGGTGGAGACCGTGCCATCTGCGGCTTTGTCTGTACTATTGCAGAGCGTGGTGGTGTTTTGATTGGGGAACCG ACAGGGTTGCCAACATTCTCTGTTGTTCCAAGAGGAATGGAAGAGATTGTGGACTATGTAAAGAATCGATACCATAACAAGCCTATGTTTATTACTGAAAATG GTTATTCTACACCTCCACAACAAGAACAAGTTGATGACTTCCAACTTGATGTCAAGCGAATTGCATTCCACAAAGCATACCTTGCCTTCTTGGCTCGAGCCATGAG AAATGGTGCAGATGTGAGGGGCTACTTTGTCTGGACATTGATGGATGACTTTGAATGGTCATCGGGTTATGATGTAAAGTTTGGATTTTATTCTGTTGATCGTGCAACCTTGAATCGAACTCCTAGGTCCTCCGCCAAGTGGTACAGAAACTTCCTCGGGAACATCAGCTCCAATAGCATGAAGCCAAGAACTGCAGTTGCATTTTGGAGCAAAGTTGGTAGAGCAGAAGAGTGA
- the LOC113757178 gene encoding putative late blight resistance protein homolog R1B-14, giving the protein MDNIRNLQMELRFLKMFSLCLKKCEEPGKDMHVGSIMTGIETLQKEAEGSLHDACLAEIPESKIKDWGPLASNLLEKIQNFKREIIEISALLLDCSLQSKSCKAEEILELIDSILWNLKALVNLEGDVLGHLKDQIRAIQEQLSFLGNFVGFTAKRCVDLDTFEDFLVYMGDWVNKAACLLIVYWLQRKDEYISSRLEMMLSDLLQKVTPCLPKVTEMYVAVLKASKSSRSSKFLAGQVVTSFVELILQDLTVLMKDSVDVLKEGLVFLINFLIDPPEECARDVGNVFLAQIDAIITDAMSLICSVYIDESKENFFTERRTFLSWFESKIKKIEADAKEIYVQLQVLSQINFPSTNGMGFIDSLLGNLEEMLKHGANCPPFAKHKVLKIQGELLSLRPLLKDVMELQNEHEDLKDLWKRIINVSYKAEHAINSCLIIQKPIWYNMISLADVVEEIKLIRIDLEKINVDKMLKPRMPGADMNLNQLNPGQLNTSRLQDVVVGFKDEAETIINRLTRGSAQLDIVSIVGMPGLGKTTLAKKVYNDPAVKYYFNRCAWCCISQVYRVRELLLDILSDITVSNVRLSSSNTSDEDLVEQLWRSLKRQRYLIVMDDIWEIQAWECLKRSLPDDRNGSRIIFTSRIHNLALQAKPDCSPHTLRPLSGEESWELLEQKLFDKAGCPTDLVEIGKRIATNCKGLALAVVLVAGILTGKSRNLDWWLQVESSIGSHIVAADGCMDVLQLSYKHLPDCLRPCFLYFAAYPEDTVVGVQKLMRLWIAQGFIQRIEGKSLDDVAEEYLMDLISRSLVIVAKRSSKGRIKTCRVHDLVHELCLVKVKEENFLHWVHERDVSQNLDPREYDQYRLCIDSEWTHFTKSSSQGPLVNSLQLFGTYEMSQPHSSPSSFFNNFRLLQVLDLECLYLEPSFPEEITLITPLRYLALWCSIRHVPSSIGNLWNLETFIVKSAQLDVPLPDSFWRLKHLRHAAVGDLNHTSFIDSEQGESCQFRGANEKVTKTSEAELRIL; this is encoded by the exons ATGGATAATATCCGTAACCTGCAAATGGAATTAAGATTCCTCAAGATGTTTTCACTGTGTTTGAAGAAGTGTGAGGAACCTGGAAAGGATATGCATGTCGGTTCTATCATGACTGGGATTGAAACATTACAGAAAGAAGCTGAAGGGAGCCTGCATGATGCCTGTCTTGCTGAAATTCCTGAAAGTAAGATCAAAGATTGGGGACCTCTTGCTTCTAATTTGCTGGAAAAGATTCAGAACTTTAAGAGAGAGATAATAGAAATTTCTGCTCTTTTGTTGGATTGCTCTTTGCAATCCAAGTCTTGCAAGGCTGAGGAGATACTTGAATTAATTGATTCTATCCTCTGGAATCTAAAGGCCCTTGTCAACTTGGAAGGGGATGTTCTTGGTCATCTGAAGGACCAAATCAGGGCTATTCAAGAGCAGCTAAGTTTCCTGGGAAATTTTGTTGGCTTCACTGCAAAGCGATGCGTTGACCTGGATACCTTTGAAGATTTCCTGGTTTACATGGGAGATTGGGTAAACAAAGCAGCATGTTTGCTTATTGTTTACTGGCTGCAAAGGAAAGATGAATACATTTCATCTAGATTGGAAATGATGCTATCTGATCTATTACAAAAAGTTACGCCTTGCCTTCCAAAGGTCACAGAGATGTACGTTGCTGTCCTTAAAGCTTCAAAGTCATCAAGATCAAGCAAATTTCTTGCAGGTCAAGTTGTTACAAGCTTTGTTGAACTTATCCTCCAAGACCTGACGGTCCTCATGAAGGATTCTGTTGATGTCCTCAAAGAAGGGTTGGTATTCTTGATAAACTTTCTTATAGATCCTCCAGAGGAATGTGCAAGAGATGTTGGAAATGTCTTTTTGGCCCAAATTGATGCCATCATAACTGATGCGATGTCTCTGATTTGCTCAGTTTACATTGATGAAAGCAAAGAAAACTTTTTCACGGAAAGGAGAACTTTTCTTTCCTGGTTCGAGAGTAAGATTAAGAAAATCGAGGCAGATGCAAAAGAGATTTATGTCCAGTTGCAAGTTTTATCCCAGATCAATTTTCCTTCAACAAATGGCATGGGATTTATTGATTCCTTGTTAGGAAATCTGGAGGAAATGCTAAAACATGGGGCCAATTGTCCTCCTTTTGCAAAGCATAAAGTTTTGAAAATCCAAGGGGAACTGCTGTCTCTGAGGCCACTCCTCAAGGATGTGATGGAGTTGCAAAACGAGCATGAGGATTTAAAAGATCTTTGGAAAAGAATTATCAATGTCTCATACAAAGCAGAACATGCTATCAACTCGTGTTTAATTATACAGAAACCAATTTGGTACAACATGATATCTCTTGCTGATGTGGTGGAAGAAATTAAGCTGATCAGGATTGATCTCGAGAAGATTAATGTTGACAAGATGCTGAAACCCAGAATGCCTGGTGCTGATATGAATCTGAATCAGCTCAATCCAGGACAGCTTAATACTTCAAGACTTCAAGACGTTGTTGTGGGCTTCAAGGACGAGGCAGAAACCATAATAAATCGCCTTACCAGAGGATCAGCACAACTTGATATAGTCTCAATCGTTGGAATGCCTGGACTGGGTAAGACAACTTTAGCCAAGAAAGTCTACAATGATCCTGCTGTTAAATATTACTTCAACAGATGTGCATGGTGTTGCATTTCACAAGTGTATAGGGTTAGAGAGTTATTGCTTGACATTTTAAGTGATATTACTGTTTCTAATGTAAGGCTCTCTAGCTCTAATACAAGTGATGAGGATTTAGTTGAACAGCTTTGGAGATCATTGAAAAGACAGAGGTACTTGATCGTTATGGATGATATCTGGGAAATTCAGGCTTGGGAATGCCTAAAAAGATCACTTCCAGATGACAGAAATGGAAGCAGAATCATCTTCACTAGTCGAATTCATAATTTGGCTTTGCAAGCTAAACCGGATTGCAGTCCTCATACTCTTCGTCCACTTTCAGGGGAGGAGAGTTGGGAATTATTAGAACAGAAGTTGTTTGATAAGGCTGGCTGTCCTACAGACCTAGTGGAGATAGGAAAAAGAATTGCAACAAACTGCAAGGGGCTAGCTCTAGCAGTTGTCTTGGTTGCTGGTATCCTCACAGGAAAAAGCAGGAATCTAGATTGGTGGTTGCAAGTTGAATCAAGTATAGGTTCACATATTGTTGCTGCTGATGGGTGCATGGACGTACTGCAATTAAGCTACAAGCATTTGCCAGATTGCTTGAGACCATGCTTCCTCTATTTTGCAGCATATCCTGAGGATACGGTTGTTGGAGTCCAGAAGTTGATGAGATTATGGATCGCCCAAGGATTCATACAAAGAATTGAGGGCAAGAGCTTAGATGATGTGGCAGAggaatacctgatggatctgatcagtCGAAGTCTGGTAATTGTTGCAAAAAGAAGTTCCAAGGGTCGGATAAAAACATGTCGTGTGCATGATCTAGTACATGAATTGTGCTTGGTAAAAGTTAAAGAAGAGAATTTTCTACATTGGGTACATGAACGTGATGTTTCTCAGAACTTGGATCCCAGGGAATATGATCAATATCGCTTATGCATAGACAGTGAATGGACACATTTCACCAAGTCAAGCTCTCAAGGTCCACTAGTTAACTCTCTGCAGTTGTTTGGGACTTATGAAATGTCTCAGCCGCATTCTAGTCCATCTTCTTTCTTTAACAACTTTAGACTTCTTCAAGTGTTGGATTTGGAGTGTCTCTATTTGGAACCCTCTTTTCCTGAAGAAATAACATTGATAACTCCTTTAAGGTACTTGGCATTGTGGTGTTCTATCAGGCATGTTCCATCATCAATAGGCAATCTGTGGAACCTAGAAACTTTTATAGTGAAAAGTGCCCAACTTGATGTTCCTTTACCAGATTCATTTTGGAGGCTTAAACACTTAAGGCATGCAGCTGTTGGTGATCTGAATCACACCTCTTTCATTGATTCTGAGCAGGGTGAGTCCTGTCA ATTCAGAGGAGCTAATGAGAAGGTTACCAAGACTTCAGAAGCTGAACTGCGTATTCTTTGA